From the genome of Streptacidiphilus rugosus AM-16, one region includes:
- a CDS encoding nuclear transport factor 2 family protein, with protein sequence MLTLQEISDRLEIQELFARYAHAVDSRDWAALKEVFTEDAVVDYTAMGGPAGTVPEICAFLESVLPMFPATQHLVANMLVEIDGDRATARTMCHNPMPLPDDGGLLQCGLWYIDKLVRTEVGWRLAERGEEKAYQVVLKQATAE encoded by the coding sequence ATGCTGACGCTGCAGGAGATTTCCGACCGCCTGGAGATCCAGGAACTCTTCGCCCGCTACGCGCACGCCGTCGACAGCCGCGACTGGGCCGCGCTCAAGGAGGTCTTCACCGAGGACGCCGTCGTCGACTACACCGCGATGGGCGGTCCGGCCGGGACCGTGCCGGAGATCTGCGCGTTCCTGGAGTCGGTGCTGCCGATGTTCCCGGCCACCCAGCACCTGGTGGCGAACATGCTGGTCGAGATCGACGGCGACCGGGCGACGGCCAGGACCATGTGTCACAACCCGATGCCGCTGCCGGACGACGGCGGACTGCTCCAGTGTGGACTCTGGTACATCGACAAGCTGGTGCGCACCGAGGTGGGGTGGCGACTCGCGGAGCGCGGCGAGGAGAAGGCGTATCAGGTCGTGCTGAAGCAGGCCACGGCGGAGTAG
- a CDS encoding DNA glycosylase AlkZ-like family protein, with amino-acid sequence MTSLLDPARLRAWWAHRQGLDGSLLGSDAATVLARTGWARSVGGAAPYLGLFARAGLTRAQVDAAVAAVEIHELPSARGCTYVLPAADFALGLTVGAGAPAGELAAAGKHLRVREAEIDTLCAAVLAALEGAEGALDPAAIKDAVGGAVRNLGEAGKKRGLGTTLPLALGLLQASGEIRRVPVNGRLDQQRYGYVRWLRTPVAVAEPEVELARRYFDWAGPATLGHFRWFSGFTAARAKAAVAPLGLVPVQGTDLLLPSALADEFAAYRRPEEPHYALLAGIDGLHLLHRALPRLIDPADAQRPVPGAKQGRVFGGDVDPQCHLVTDRGRIVGFWEFDPAAGEIVHQLFVPQDAALKEALARTEAFVRDELGDARGFSLDSPKSRAPKIRAMREG; translated from the coding sequence ATGACCTCCTTGCTCGATCCCGCCCGCCTCCGCGCCTGGTGGGCGCACCGCCAGGGGCTCGACGGCTCGCTGCTGGGCAGCGACGCGGCCACCGTGCTGGCCCGCACCGGCTGGGCCCGCTCGGTCGGCGGCGCGGCTCCCTACCTGGGGCTCTTCGCCCGCGCCGGGCTGACCCGGGCGCAGGTCGACGCCGCCGTCGCCGCCGTGGAGATCCACGAGCTGCCGTCCGCGCGCGGCTGCACCTACGTGCTCCCCGCCGCCGACTTCGCGCTCGGGCTCACGGTCGGCGCGGGCGCGCCCGCGGGTGAGCTGGCCGCGGCCGGAAAGCACCTCCGCGTGCGCGAGGCCGAGATCGACACGCTGTGTGCGGCGGTCCTGGCGGCCTTGGAGGGGGCCGAGGGGGCGCTCGACCCGGCCGCGATCAAGGATGCCGTGGGCGGAGCCGTGCGGAACCTGGGCGAGGCGGGGAAGAAGCGCGGCCTCGGCACCACCCTCCCGCTCGCCCTCGGCCTGCTCCAGGCGAGCGGCGAGATCCGCCGCGTGCCGGTCAACGGCAGGCTCGACCAGCAGCGCTACGGCTACGTCCGCTGGCTGCGCACGCCGGTCGCCGTGGCGGAGCCCGAGGTCGAGCTCGCCCGTCGGTACTTCGACTGGGCCGGGCCGGCCACGCTCGGGCACTTCCGGTGGTTCTCGGGCTTCACCGCGGCGCGGGCCAAGGCCGCGGTCGCGCCCCTCGGCCTCGTCCCGGTCCAGGGGACGGACCTGCTGCTGCCGTCCGCTCTGGCTGACGAGTTCGCCGCCTACCGCCGCCCCGAGGAGCCGCACTACGCCCTGCTCGCCGGGATCGACGGCCTGCACCTGCTGCACCGTGCGCTGCCGCGTCTGATCGACCCGGCCGACGCCCAGCGGCCGGTGCCCGGCGCCAAGCAGGGCCGGGTCTTCGGCGGCGACGTCGACCCGCAGTGCCACCTCGTGACCGACCGCGGCCGGATCGTCGGCTTCTGGGAGTTCGACCCGGCGGCCGGCGAGATCGTGCACCAGCTCTTCGTGCCGCAGGACGCGGCGCTGAAGGAGGCGCTCGCCCGGACCGAGGCCTTCGTCCGTGACGAGCTCGGCGATGCCCGCGGCTTCAGTCTGGACTCGCCGAAGAGCCGGGCGCCGAAAATCAGGGCGATGCGCGAGGGCTGA
- a CDS encoding cellulase family glycosylhydrolase, protein MRARRRSTAALLLTLAASLALPAAAPAYASSAAGPASDSAPAAAARSVQGSFAGFTDARGRLLGLRGFNIDKYDETTPADVRAIAAQGFDLLRLDITWARLEPQRGQYDLAQFRKLRALMDAADRYGLRVVVDFHQDVFGPAYGGGDDGVPVWATRDDGLPFVADPDDWFAGYFQPAVQRAFQHLYDDPDLRRDQADFYARVARELGGHRSLLGYDLFNEPSGPIAGDPTDPAVQVAASAALEQGRLAAMYRRLIAAVRAVDSTSWLFVEPTVLVGEGVPTRLPGFVDPRRGGARIGYAPHFYDTAVENGQDWDPADGFVQNYVAAITAYPAAHRMPVLVGEWGPPNADRPGNTELIARQVAAMQGFAAGWTMWYWGKGVGGYTPVGPDGAPHPGDAPVFAPYAQALAGSPVSESYDPATRRYVLRFRLSRADAPTRIVLPPSVYGDGGASVAVTGAASPGIRLRQPGPDHYGTVDVTASRHGAADSLLTVTISPA, encoded by the coding sequence TTGCGTGCCCGCCGCCGCTCGACCGCCGCCCTCCTTCTCACCCTGGCCGCCAGCCTGGCGCTGCCCGCGGCCGCCCCGGCCTACGCCTCCTCGGCAGCGGGCCCGGCCTCGGACTCTGCCCCGGCCGCGGCCGCCCGCTCGGTGCAGGGCTCCTTCGCCGGCTTCACCGACGCCCGGGGCCGCCTGCTCGGGCTGCGCGGCTTCAACATCGACAAGTACGACGAGACCACCCCCGCCGACGTCCGCGCCATCGCCGCCCAGGGCTTCGACCTGCTCAGGCTCGACATCACCTGGGCGCGCCTGGAGCCGCAGCGCGGGCAGTACGACCTGGCCCAGTTCCGCAAGCTGCGCGCGCTGATGGACGCCGCCGACCGCTACGGGCTGCGCGTGGTGGTCGACTTCCACCAGGACGTCTTCGGCCCCGCGTACGGCGGCGGCGACGACGGGGTGCCGGTCTGGGCCACCCGCGACGACGGCCTGCCCTTCGTCGCCGACCCGGACGACTGGTTCGCCGGCTACTTCCAGCCCGCCGTCCAGCGCGCGTTCCAGCACCTCTACGACGACCCCGACCTGCGCCGCGACCAGGCCGACTTCTACGCCAGGGTCGCCCGCGAGCTGGGCGGCCACCGCTCGCTGCTCGGCTACGACCTGTTCAACGAGCCGAGCGGCCCGATCGCCGGCGACCCGACCGACCCGGCCGTCCAGGTCGCCGCCTCCGCGGCACTGGAGCAGGGCCGGCTGGCGGCCATGTACCGGCGGCTGATCGCGGCGGTGCGCGCGGTGGACTCCACCTCATGGCTCTTCGTAGAACCGACGGTCCTGGTCGGCGAGGGCGTTCCGACGCGGCTGCCCGGCTTCGTCGACCCGCGCCGCGGCGGCGCCAGGATCGGGTACGCGCCACACTTCTACGACACCGCCGTGGAGAACGGCCAGGACTGGGACCCCGCCGACGGCTTCGTGCAGAACTACGTCGCCGCGATCACCGCGTACCCGGCGGCGCACCGGATGCCGGTCCTGGTCGGCGAGTGGGGCCCGCCGAACGCCGACCGGCCCGGCAACACCGAGCTGATCGCCCGCCAGGTGGCCGCGATGCAGGGCTTCGCGGCGGGCTGGACCATGTGGTACTGGGGCAAGGGCGTCGGCGGCTACACCCCGGTGGGCCCGGACGGCGCCCCGCACCCGGGCGACGCCCCGGTCTTCGCCCCGTACGCCCAGGCCCTGGCGGGCAGCCCGGTGAGCGAGTCCTACGACCCGGCGACGAGGCGGTACGTCCTCCGCTTCCGGCTCTCGCGAGCCGACGCACCGACCCGGATCGTGCTGCCGCCCTCGGTCTACGGCGACGGTGGCGCGTCGGTCGCCGTGACGGGCGCGGCGTCGCCGGGCATCCGTCTGCGACAGCCGGGCCCGGACCACTACGGCACGGTCGACGTCACGGCCTCCCGGCACGGCGCTGCCGACTCCCTGCTCACGGTCACGATCTCACCGGCCTGA
- a CDS encoding ABC transporter ATP-binding protein, producing the protein MNPVSNAVEVHGLNKYFKAHHAVADVSFTVPAGGSLGIVGESGSGKTTIARMLVGLERAGSGSITVMGRDRSRPARGGAERNARARELQIVFQDPYTSLDPSQSARAAVDEILRHHGGLSSAERAARLDELVDQVGLTERQASARPRDLSGGQRQRVAIARALAARPKVLVLDEAVSALDVSIQAQILNLLTDIRAETGLAYLLISHDLAVVRQLCDTVLVLRRGRVVEQGACGPVLDDPREPYTRALREAVPVPGWRVNV; encoded by the coding sequence ATGAACCCGGTCAGCAACGCCGTGGAGGTGCACGGCCTGAACAAGTACTTCAAGGCCCACCACGCGGTCGCCGACGTCAGCTTCACCGTCCCGGCGGGCGGCTCGCTGGGGATCGTGGGGGAGTCCGGCTCCGGCAAGACCACGATCGCCCGGATGCTCGTCGGTCTGGAGCGGGCCGGCAGCGGCAGTATCACCGTGATGGGCCGCGACCGCAGTCGCCCCGCCCGGGGAGGCGCCGAACGCAATGCCCGGGCACGGGAGTTGCAGATCGTCTTCCAGGACCCTTACACCTCGCTGGACCCGAGCCAGAGTGCGCGGGCAGCCGTCGACGAGATCCTGCGGCACCACGGCGGGCTCTCGTCCGCCGAGCGCGCGGCCCGGCTGGACGAACTGGTCGACCAGGTCGGCCTCACCGAACGCCAGGCCTCCGCCCGCCCGCGCGACCTCTCCGGCGGCCAGCGCCAACGGGTCGCCATCGCCCGCGCGTTGGCGGCCCGGCCGAAGGTCCTGGTGCTGGACGAGGCGGTCTCGGCCCTGGACGTCTCGATCCAGGCCCAGATCCTCAACCTGCTCACGGACATCCGCGCCGAGACCGGCCTCGCCTACCTGCTCATCTCCCACGACCTCGCCGTCGTCCGCCAGCTCTGCGACACGGTGCTGGTGCTGAGACGCGGCCGCGTGGTGGAACAGGGCGCCTGCGGCCCGGTCCTCGACGACCCCCGCGAGCCCTACACCCGGGCCCTCCGCGAAGCGGTCCCCGTCCCGGGCTGGCGCGTGAACGTGTAG
- a CDS encoding ABC transporter ATP-binding protein has product MTAAPTAADQPLLELSGLTVDFATEDGGSRTLLDGVDLTLAPGEALGLVGESGSGKSMTVRAITRLLPQAATASGTIRFEGADVGAMDVGALRGYRDGGVGLVFQDPRAHINPTRRIGAFLTEALLRNRGLGKKEALARAEKVLTEVGIDDPGRRLRQYPHEVSGGMLQRVMIASVLLAEPRLILADEPTTALDVTIQREVVGILDRLRRERGMGMVFITHDLDLALAVCGRVAVMYAGRIVELRSARTLHERAAHPYTLGLLGSRPAIDERSERLSAIPGRPVSAFEAGPGCAFAPRCAFAAESCEQTPPPLTEFDGGLVRCARVEEIHAARTSEEAHA; this is encoded by the coding sequence ATGACCGCCGCACCGACAGCAGCGGACCAGCCGCTGCTGGAACTCTCCGGCCTGACCGTCGACTTCGCGACCGAGGACGGAGGCTCGCGCACCCTGCTCGACGGCGTCGACCTCACCCTCGCGCCCGGGGAGGCGCTCGGCCTGGTAGGCGAGTCGGGCTCGGGCAAGTCGATGACGGTCCGGGCGATCACCCGGCTGCTGCCGCAGGCGGCGACGGCCTCGGGCACGATCCGCTTCGAGGGCGCCGACGTGGGCGCGATGGACGTCGGCGCGCTGCGCGGCTATCGCGACGGCGGCGTCGGCCTGGTCTTCCAGGACCCGCGGGCCCACATCAACCCGACCCGCAGGATCGGGGCCTTCCTCACCGAGGCGCTGCTCCGCAACCGTGGCCTGGGCAAGAAGGAGGCCCTGGCCCGCGCCGAGAAGGTGCTGACCGAGGTCGGCATCGACGATCCCGGCCGCCGGCTGCGCCAGTACCCGCACGAGGTCTCCGGCGGCATGCTCCAGCGGGTGATGATCGCCTCCGTGCTGCTGGCCGAGCCCCGGCTGATCCTGGCCGACGAGCCGACCACGGCGCTGGACGTCACCATCCAGCGCGAGGTCGTCGGCATCCTGGACCGGCTGCGCAGGGAACGGGGGATGGGGATGGTCTTCATCACCCACGACCTCGACCTCGCGCTCGCGGTCTGCGGCCGGGTCGCGGTGATGTACGCGGGCCGGATCGTCGAGCTGCGCTCGGCCCGGACGCTCCACGAGCGGGCCGCGCACCCCTACACGCTCGGCCTGCTGGGCTCCCGCCCGGCGATCGACGAGCGCTCGGAGCGGCTCTCGGCGATCCCCGGCCGTCCCGTCTCGGCCTTCGAGGCCGGTCCCGGCTGCGCGTTCGCGCCGCGCTGCGCGTTCGCCGCGGAGAGCTGCGAGCAGACCCCGCCGCCGCTGACCGAGTTCGACGGCGGCCTGGTCCGCTGCGCGCGGGTCGAGGAGATCCACGCGGCCCGCACGAGCGAGGAGGCCCACGCATGA
- a CDS encoding ABC transporter permease — protein sequence MTHLWTRARGTLGRSGIAAAVFLVVVLFAAIAAALVAPADPNQQSLLDAYSGPSAAHLLGTDGIGRDILSRLVYGARTSLLGPALVVGVSLLVGIPLALAASWYGGWVDGVVARVFDLVYALPGLLLAVLTVALFGPGLTPAVAALSIAYVPFLARIVRAAARQQRVSPYVDALAVQGFGVLRITGRHILRNIAPVVVGQAAIAFGYALLDLASLSYLGLAVQAPASDWGVMVSDSDALIKGYWLPVIAPGVLIVLTVLSLTVLGARISGEKPPGYLRRSRRAAAAVQDKTTVGAAA from the coding sequence ATGACACACCTCTGGACCCGGGCGCGCGGCACGCTCGGCCGCTCGGGGATCGCGGCCGCGGTCTTCCTGGTCGTGGTGCTGTTCGCCGCGATCGCCGCCGCCCTCGTCGCCCCGGCCGACCCGAACCAGCAGAGCCTGCTGGACGCCTACTCCGGCCCCTCGGCCGCGCACCTGCTGGGCACCGACGGCATCGGCAGGGACATCCTGTCCCGGCTCGTCTACGGCGCGCGCACCAGCCTGCTCGGCCCGGCGCTGGTGGTCGGGGTCTCCCTGCTCGTCGGGATCCCGCTCGCGCTCGCGGCCAGCTGGTACGGCGGCTGGGTCGACGGCGTGGTGGCCAGGGTCTTCGACCTGGTCTACGCGCTGCCGGGCCTGCTGCTCGCGGTGCTGACGGTGGCCCTGTTCGGTCCCGGTCTGACCCCGGCCGTCGCCGCGCTGTCGATCGCCTACGTCCCGTTCCTGGCCCGGATCGTGCGGGCCGCGGCGCGGCAGCAGCGGGTGAGCCCCTACGTCGACGCGCTGGCGGTGCAGGGCTTCGGCGTGCTGCGGATCACCGGACGGCACATCCTGCGCAACATCGCGCCGGTGGTCGTCGGCCAGGCCGCGATCGCCTTCGGCTACGCGCTGCTCGACCTCGCCTCGCTCTCCTACCTGGGCCTGGCGGTCCAGGCGCCCGCCTCCGACTGGGGCGTGATGGTCAGCGACAGCGACGCGCTGATCAAGGGTTACTGGCTGCCCGTCATCGCCCCGGGCGTCCTGATCGTCCTCACGGTGCTCTCGCTGACCGTGCTGGGCGCCAGGATCAGCGGTGAGAAGCCGCCGGGCTACCTGCGCCGGTCCCGCCGTGCCGCTGCCGCCGTCCAGGACAAGACCACCGTGGGAGCCGCCGCATGA
- a CDS encoding ABC transporter permease — translation MGRLLLHRTGGLLTTLFLSSVVIFGSLYLAPGSPENVLFGSRQPTAAARAAVRHRLHLDQPLPVRYWDWLTGVLHGDLGTSMVTGQPVADRIGAGLGNTLLLVLMTMILVVVVGMAAGLAAALLPGRVDGAVSMLTSVSVTVPPFVASTLLISVFAVKLGWFPASGLGDGLGGRIQGLALPAVAMAVLSCGFLARVTRNAVREQLEREHVQTALVRGLPRATVLRSHVLRNALPPIITAVGLLTAGTFASTLVVESAFAVPGIGQLTIQSVAQKDFPVVQAVALLLVGAFVLCNAASDLIQALVDPRLREAGSTS, via the coding sequence ATGGGGCGGCTGCTGCTGCACCGGACGGGCGGACTGCTCACCACGCTCTTCCTGTCCAGCGTCGTCATCTTCGGCAGTCTCTACCTGGCGCCGGGCAGCCCGGAGAACGTGCTGTTCGGCAGCCGCCAGCCCACCGCCGCCGCCCGCGCGGCGGTGCGGCACCGGCTGCACCTGGACCAGCCGCTGCCGGTCCGCTACTGGGACTGGCTCACCGGGGTCCTCCACGGCGACCTCGGCACCTCGATGGTCACCGGCCAGCCGGTCGCCGACCGGATCGGCGCCGGGCTGGGCAACACCCTGCTGCTGGTGCTGATGACGATGATCCTGGTGGTCGTCGTCGGCATGGCGGCCGGCCTGGCCGCGGCGCTGCTGCCGGGACGCGTCGACGGCGCGGTCTCCATGCTCACCTCGGTCTCGGTCACCGTCCCGCCCTTCGTCGCCTCGACCCTGCTGATCTCCGTCTTCGCGGTCAAGCTCGGCTGGTTCCCGGCCTCGGGGCTGGGCGACGGACTCGGCGGCAGGATCCAGGGCCTGGCCCTGCCGGCGGTCGCCATGGCGGTGCTCTCCTGCGGCTTCCTGGCCCGCGTCACCCGCAACGCCGTGCGCGAGCAGCTGGAACGCGAGCACGTGCAGACCGCGCTGGTGCGCGGCCTGCCCCGGGCGACGGTGCTCCGCAGCCACGTGCTGCGCAACGCGCTGCCGCCGATCATCACCGCGGTCGGCCTGCTCACCGCCGGCACCTTCGCCTCGACCCTGGTGGTCGAGTCGGCCTTCGCCGTGCCCGGCATCGGGCAGCTGACCATCCAGTCGGTCGCACAGAAGGACTTCCCGGTCGTCCAGGCCGTGGCCCTGCTGCTGGTGGGCGCGTTCGTGCTGTGCAACGCGGCCAGCGACCTGATCCAGGCCCTCGTCGACCCGCGCCTGCGCGAGGCAGGGAGTACCTCATGA